A single region of the Dehalococcoidales bacterium genome encodes:
- a CDS encoding TIGR00730 family Rossman fold protein: MPYGYEINDLAKEESWRMFRIIGELVEGFDTLNGIEPAVTVYGSARLSPDDKLYAETEEIACKLGGAGFSIITGGGPGVMEAANKGALNAGVTSVGLNIELPEEQTCNAYANKTITFHHFFVRKVMLVKYAIAFVIMPGGLGTLDELSEVLTLMQTLKIKPFPVILYNNEFWGGLLDWIRSSVLSKKFISEEDLNLLRVCDHPDEVVEVVQNWYRKHEVSGSKALSE; this comes from the coding sequence ATGCCATACGGGTATGAAATAAATGACCTGGCCAAGGAAGAATCCTGGCGCATGTTCCGCATCATCGGCGAGCTGGTGGAGGGTTTTGATACCCTGAACGGCATCGAACCGGCCGTGACCGTCTATGGTTCCGCCCGGCTCTCCCCCGATGATAAACTGTACGCCGAGACTGAGGAAATCGCCTGTAAACTGGGCGGAGCCGGTTTTTCGATAATAACCGGCGGCGGGCCGGGTGTCATGGAAGCCGCCAACAAGGGCGCGCTCAATGCCGGCGTTACCTCCGTCGGCCTTAATATTGAACTGCCTGAGGAGCAGACCTGCAATGCCTATGCCAACAAGACGATAACCTTTCACCACTTTTTTGTGCGCAAAGTAATGCTGGTAAAGTATGCCATCGCCTTTGTCATCATGCCCGGCGGACTGGGAACGCTCGATGAGCTGTCCGAAGTATTAACCCTGATGCAAACCCTTAAAATCAAGCCGTTTCCGGTAATACTGTACAATAATGAATTCTGGGGAGGGCTGCTGGATTGGATACGCAGTTCTGTCCTGTCCAAAAAGTTTATTTCCGAAGAAGACTTGAACCTGCTGCGGGTTTGTGACCACCCCGATGAGGTCGTCGAAGTGGTACAGAACTGGTACCGGAAACATGAGGTTAGCGGCAGCAAGGCGCTGTCTGAATAG